The DNA region CTGCGTGGGTAACCCATCATTAACCACGCCACAATCTTCCTAGGCCCCTGTTTACGCTCTCATGTCATTTAagtataaaatttaattattttttgttaTATACTCCCTCCATTGatttctgtgtgagtgaattattTTTGTTGACAGTCTGTCTCCTAAATTTTTAAGAGACTGCATGGTACAATTTCAAAGCTTTAGAAGTTTAGAACATTAATTATTCTTGATTGCTGTAATCTCTGACACAAATTTAAGTTGTGATCTGAGAGCCCTGGTTAATACATTGTCAGACTGCTGTCGGTTTATATCTGTTTTCAACTGAATCGTGAGTTAACAATAATTTTTCCCCTTTTTCTGGCTAAATATATGTTTGTTTGCTTTCCTGTGGGGTGTTGAGACACTGATTTTACAACCATATGGCTGTAGTGTCTAGTAGAATTCTACCTGGTGATTAACCCTATTTTCTGATCAAATTGGTTGCGCTAcaagacacagacatacatcGTACATGCCACTCAGAGAGAAGACTACCCTGAGACCACCTACACAGTACGTGGAGGACTTGCAAACCTCGCACCAATGGGACAAGTACTACCCACTTGAAAATatattggtaaaaaaaaaaaaaaaaaaaaaaaaaaaaaaaaaaaaaatcggctaTTCTTACCTCATTAGCTCTAGACGATCACAGAGTTTTTCCACCTCTTCCATCATTTTCACACTGTCTGCCTCATTATCAGAAAAGTAATTCCAGTTCTACAAACAGCAAATAAATAAGCGCATTGAGCACATTAAGCAGACGAGAGGGGAAGAAGGTGTGAAATGCAGGTTGCCTTCTCTGGGGGCTGCCGGTTCACCTTGCAGCTGGTCCTCAGCTTCTGCCGCTCCTTCTTGATGGCCTTCTTCTGtacctccttctccttcttgGCCTGCTGAGCGGCCTGTTTggcttcctcctcttccttctccttAGCCTGTCTTGCCGCCTCCACCTCCGCCTGCCTGGCCTGCCAGGGAGAACGGTCGTGTTCCGTCAGTGCCGAAGAGGGCGGCAGTACACCGGAAACGTGCAGCTATGATTGCGTGATGGCAGCCCGAGGGGTTTGAAATGACGGCTGAGCTGATGTACGTGTGACGCGAGATCAGTTTTTTGAATTGATAGACAAGTGagagaaaaaacaaacaatactGAATCCCTCAAGTTAGAAGAACCTACAGTGTTTCCCTGGCAAACTCCTTGCAGTGTGTCACACTTTTGGGTCCAAGCTGTGATGTGACACAGACCCCCACGCATTAAAAACATCACCACGCAAAACAACAATTAAACTCATTTAACCAATGGGGTGTACTATGAGAGGTGAGGAGCGTGCACCGATCACAGTGCATAAGGAGTGTGCACCGATCACAGTGCGTAAGGAGTGTGCACCGATCACAGTGCGTAAGGAGTGTGCACCGATCACAGTGCGTAAGGAGTGTGCACCGATCACAGTGCGTAAAGAGCGTGCACCGATTACAGGTGTTCCTGCACCCACCACATAACGAACCCCCTCATGGATGAGCAGCCATGTGATGGGTAATACCTCAGCACaacactagtccaaatggaccagtgtgaagtTTTTTCCGGTTTTCTGGattggagtgccaatcctgccagcAATCCCCAAgttattccctgtaagttggaggacctccttatagggctggatgtagattaacatcatacccaggatgaagcaattgaaGGTTAAGGttcctgctcaagggcccaatggagtagaatcactgtgggcattcacaggattccaGTTGCTGGCACAAATCCCTAAGCTCAGAGCCACCATTCCATCCCATGTACTATGAAGCGAGTCGTATATACCCAAAGTTATCTTGACAGAGCTGGGTTAACTAAACCTGGCTGCAGGGTGATGCATTAAGCGGGACTATAAAAGTGGTTATCTGTGAATTAACTCAAGATGTGTCCATGCACATACGCATAAATGGGGTGGAGTCAATACCGCAAACTAAAAGGCACTAGGTGATAGGCAGGAGGTAACCAATAGCCGCCTCGCTTGGCAAACCTTATCGTCAGCATCCTGGCTCTCTGAAAACTGGATGGAAAGGAACCGGCACCAAATATCAGTATCGGGatcaaaataaaaccctttGCACTGCTTGGTATCAGACTGAAAAGAAAAATCAGTGGTATCACCCATCCTAACCATTTAGTCGAGGCTGTTCTTAGGCAAGTATGTGTTTTGGTGAAAGGGTGGTTCATATATAAGTTTCTGGTGGAAGGGCAGGACATATACCTGTTTTAAGCTGAAAGCCTGCAATTAAACCTGCTCCAACCGGGTTAGGCGtgcaccacaaatcaccaaggTAATATACCCCATTTAAAACTGAGCTATGAATTGTAATGAAATCAATTCATAACAAAACTCAGAAGCCTCGAGAAACCTCGTTAGGCCAGTACACCTGTTTCACGGTACAACCTTCAAACCCCAAAGCAACCTGTCATTAGAAGACCCTGAAATGTTATTATTTGTGTAACTTCCTGCTTGACCCTCAGAATGCAGAGACACTGAGCCCCGATGCCACACCCcaaccccaacccacagacctttTCTCGCTCCACCTGCTCCTTCCGCTTGGCCTCAGCCTTGGCTTTCTTTTCCGACTCCTTCCTGGCTTTTTCGTCCTCCTTGAACTTCCTTATTCTCGGATCGCAGCTGTATGCTGTATCTGAAGCAGGGTAGCAAGAGCAAGTGACACCTTAAACACATACAACCCCAGTCCACCGGCCAATCACACACCCCCCACCTTGAAAGGCAACGCTATTGGACCTGCACTATGACCTTGCTAACCCCCACCTGCAAGTCCCAGGTCGTCACAGAGGAGAAGCCTCAGTGCAGTGCTGGGAAAGACCAGGAGTGAATACCTCACTAGTTCAATATGACCAGCTGTTAGCTTAGCTCCCAGGCAGGGTCCTCGGAGTACCAATCATCACCAACAAAATCTGGCTATAGGTACATATATAGAACGcaacctctctggtgggaaaggagACTAAGCTGGTGCGGGAGGTAGGGAGATACCGACTAGATGTAGTCTGGCTCGGCTCAGCTCAGCACACAGCTGGATTcgattccactctggagttgcccatagTGAGAGGCGCTGGGCAGGTGGGTCTACAGTCATGACCAAAAGTTTTGAGagtattggttttcacaaactttgctgcttcagtgtttgtagatctttttgtcagataTTTCTGTGGTATATTGAAGTATAATTgcaagcatttcataagtgtcatacacttttattgacaattacattaagtttatgAGTCGATATTTTAAGTGCTGCCCCTTCTTTTCCAAGACCTCTGCAATTCCTGACTAATGGCAGCCTATTGCATAAATAATTAttggagtttgtcagaatttcTGGGGTTTTATTCGTCCACTcgcctcttgaggattgaccaagttctcaatgggattaaggtctggggagtttcctggccatggacccaaaatgtcgATGTTTTGTGACTTCACCCCCATCCTCAGCAGTCCAGtccctgtaccttttgcagaatatcagtctgtccctgatgtttttcacggagagaagtggcttctttgctgccctttgtgacaccaggccatcctccaaaagGCTTTGCCTCACTATGCATGCAGATACACTCAGACCTGCTTGCTGCCATTCGTGAgcaagctctgcactggtggtgccccAATCCTGCAGCTGAATCGACTTTAGGAGACGGTCCTGGTGCTTGCTGGACTTTGAGTAccctgaagccttcttcacaacCACTGAACCTCTCACCTTGAAGTTTTTGATGATCCAATAAATGGTTGATTTAAGGTGCAAACTAGCAGCAATATACTTGTCTGTGAAACTGtttgtgcaaagcaatgatgactgtgtgtgtttccttgcaggtaaccatggttaacagaggaagaTTTCAAGCACCACtctccttttaaagcatccagcctgctattctaactcaatcagcatgagaatgatctccagccttgtcctccTCAACACTCTCACCTGTGATAATGAGAGAATCACTGATATTGTCAACAGGCCCTTTTGTGGCAGgactgaaatgcagtggaaatgggtttttttgtaattaagttcattttcatggcaaagagaactttgcaattaatttcaattcatctGGTCACTCctcataacattctggagttTATGCAAATTACCATTATAAAAAcagcagactttgtgaaaattaatatgttattctcaaaacttttggccacagCTACACTTATAGCCCCTCAGTTCGGCACCAGTGCCTTTGGGACCCCCACCCCAATCTGCCAGTCCAATCTTTAATATAGGGGACAAGAGGATGTATTCCATcttcagggggatcacactcctcagcctccatgGGAAGGTCTATGCTGGggtactggagaggagggtccgtctGTTGGTCGAACCTCGGATCCAGGAGGAAAAATGTGGATTTTGTCCTGATCATGGAATGCTGGACCAGTTCATCACCCTCACAAGGATACTGGAGGATTCataggagtttgcccaaccagtctacatgtgttttgtggacttggaaaaggcgtatcatggtgtccctcagggggtcctgtgggggggggggacttctggaGTATGGAGTACAGGGTCTGCTCATCTGGGCCAACACCAAGTCTGAGGCCCTGGTTCCTGATTGGAAAAAGAGTGGATTACCCTCTCCAGGTGGGGGATGAGTTGCTGCCTCAAGTGGAGGAAtttaagtatctcagggtcttgttcacgagtgagagAAGAAGGGAGCGTGAAATCGACAGGTAGATCGGTGGCGCATCGGCAGTAATGCACCGAAGAGAGACCTGTAGTCACATGCTCTGAATGAGATCACGgatacaagcagcagaaatgagctTCCTTCTCaaggtgtctgggctcagccttagcgATAGGATGAGGAACTCAGACACTCAGAAGGAGCTCAAAGTAGAGCCGCTCTTTCTGCACATTGAACGGAGCCTGTTGAAGTAGTTCAAGCATCTAcataggatgcctcctggatgcctccctggggaggtcttttgggcatgtccaaccaggagaaggtcagacccaggacacgctgaagagattatatctcttgattggcctgggaatgccttggtattctcccggaggagctggaggaggtggctggggagagggaggtctggccATTCCTGCTTAGATTCTTGCCCCTGTAACCTGACCAtggataagtggcagaaaatggatggctggatggacagatgagaaGAAAGGCAGGTCTACCCGGGTTCATACCACGAAAAGGCAAAATAAGTCATACCAACGAGTGTCCGTATCCTGTTCATCTCCTCCTTCTTCCTCTGCGCTCGCGATGCCCGGTTCTGCTTCTCGATCCATCTTCTTTCATCTCGGCTGGTTTTAtttcacatatttatttttaaaaaagggacagaatatttatatttttcacCTTAAAGCTCCCAAAATGCATCTTGCTGATTATCACAGCTATCACTATTATAGTGTCTAAACAGTTTCATGGCCACTCACCATTCTGCTTTCTCCTTCTCTTCTTCATCCAGGTAGGAAAACTCCCTCCAGGAATCAAAGTTATACCTAAGTGACACGACGAGCAGACCGTCAGCCGTATCCCCTGAGGCCTATGGTGCACACTGCTCCAGGCCATGTCTACATTAGTGCCTTGGTCAATGCCGTTTGCTTTTAGCACATAACAGCAGCACACAGGTTCTGTGCCCACTGCCAACATTTGAAGACTCCGCTGCCAGTCTGCAGAAGTGACCTCCAAACACGCAGAGTCCATGGTGTCACGAAAAGAGCAGGCAGAAAATAACAGGCGGGTCCATCTGTCTCTGTATCAACACATGCAGCTGTATATAACTCACCAGAAGGAATAGAAACTATCCACCTCCTCAAAGGTTGAATCCATACTTCCTAGTTTAGGGACATGCTTTTTTGAGGTCCATCTAAAATTACAAAACCAAGAAACGGAAAGATAAGAAAGTGCACAGGCCTGGCGTACTGTGTTGTCAGAGGCATGTCTACATCGAAGGCTTACCTGGAGTTTCTCTCGAAAACGGGCACAAATACATCAAAGAAGTTCTCCTTCCCCTCACTCTTGGAGGGCACGGTGTTGTCAAAGGTCGGATCAATGCTGTCGTAAGCTCTGCGCTTCACGGGGTCTGACAGAATCTCTATAGCTGTGGGCACAGGAAACACACAGGCAATAATACGCAGCCTCCACAACATCTCCCCCTCTTTAAAATAACCTGGAGCCATCAGCAGCATCAACGACAAGCTACTGTGAAGTAGAAGGAAGCCTCACCTTTAGTGATGCAGGTGAAGTAGTCATTGTCTCCTTCCACAATCTGTTCTCCCGCCGCTTTCCTTTTGTCTGGGTGGTGCTTCAACACCATGGCTTTATCTGGTGGTTAGAGCCATCAAAAAATGCATCAGGTCCGGATGACACACTAGCAATTGGTGGGGTAGTATACTTCTACCTCTAACCCAATAGTTTCCACTTCCAGTCCCAAAAGAAGCTTTGCGACCTTTGACAATTTATCAGATAGGAATTTCTACACAAAAGGTTGTCTGTAAAAACAGATCCTACAATGACAAAGGGAGCTTTGGGAAAAAATAACCCTGAACTCTATCGGAATCGGAGCAGTTGTGCTCAGTAAAAAAGGGTTTAAGATGCATTTGAACCAAACAGGGCAACAATGACCCAGCTAAGGAGAAGGTACAACACATGAGCAAACAAAAGAGAGAACAACATTTTTAAACACTCACGAGCAGCTTTGATTTGCCTCTGAGTTGCTTTGTATCTCAAGTGAGCCAATCCAAGCACAGCATAGTGATCTTGGTTCTAGGAGAAGAAGGACATTTACCAACCAACACACTCATTAAGTGCATAAAAACACTTAATATGCCCCGAATCTTGATACTGGATTTAATTAGGGCTGCCCTAATGCGACGATTTGAATATTCAGTCACAGACCCCCTTTATATTTTGTCAGTCAGCGTGCATGACAGAGCAGAGAGAAGGAtataaaatggatgaatatccAATGAGGAGTTTTAAACGAGGGGAATCATGAATACTTATTTATATCTACTAGGATACTCgctgaaaaaaaatccacattcgCAATTATCTGGGCAGCAGCGATGCTCGAGTCGACCCCCGAGTcaggtaagggttagggttagtataCCTGAATGTatcgggggttagggttagtataCCTGAATGTatcgggggttagggttagtataCCTGAATGTatcgggggttagggttagtataCCTGAATGTatcgggggttagggttagtataCCTGAATGTatcgggggttagggttagtataCCTGAATGTatcgggggttagggttagtataCCTGAATGTatcgggggttagggttagtataCCTGAATGTatcgggggttagggttagtataCCTGAATGTATCGGGGGTTCGGGCGGATCGGGTAAGTGACAAAGCAGCATTCCAACCAAGTTATAAATACCTTACAGAAACTGTGTGTTCAGCTGGCCATGAATTATAGACTCTTTGAATGGAGTGCAATAGGTGAGGCTCTGATTACTAATCCATTCATCTTTAATTCAGCTAGAACATTTCGTGTGAGTTAAACAAAGgattaataaagaaaataagCACTCTCAGGCATATACTCTCATTGATTAATTGGAAGCATGTCAAATGACCGACACATTTTGGCACTGGGCCATCTTCTTACCACCTTGTACACGACACGTctataaaaaccaaacagccGAAAAGAATTAGCCCTTAATTTAGGGCATAATGTTGAAGCTTTAGAAATAATTGGCGACTGAGATATAATAAATAGATTTCTGTTCAAATCTACCTCATATTCACCCTTTGTGAATTCAACCACCAGGCCGGTAGGATATTCACAGCCATGGAATAAGGCAGGATATCACTGTGGTTTCATTTAAATGAAGATGTGTGCTTAACTCCTAAATATGTGCATATTGTGCTATATATGGCATGTATAGGACAAAAGACCTAAAACAGCAGTAATTAAGTAAGATAAAATAACCAATATAATATAATGTCAAGGTAATTAACTGGTGCCTGCGTGTTGCCCTGTGCTGTTGGGTGATCCTGCACTTGTGGAGGGCATGTGCAATATGCGTTATTCCAAAACATATTAGGCTGTTGATTAAAACATAAATCCATGTGTGCCACCAGTCTCATCATTCCAACAAATCCATAACATGAACAAAGAAAGGAAGTAGAAACGTGCCACAGTGCTCGAGCAGCAGATAGAAATTATAACAATCCCATGCCAGTGGGTGTTCTAATTGCTAGATAGTCTGTATGGGAGGGACCCCAAATAGTCGAATATTGAAACTGAAAAAGTCTcagtgggacacagacatagatTTAGTCATGTCAGCATTGTTTACGGtgatttcccatttctgtcactGGAGGGCATGTCAAAGGAAGACCTTCTCATGTATAGCGCTACAAATAAGCACTCCACTGTGTGTTTTACTCTAACCAACAGCATTCCTGACTCCCATTACCTTCCAGTCCTTGGGATCCAGCGTCTTCAGCATGGGATATTCTTCCAACTGCAACTCCTCATCCTCTgactcctcctccagctcctcctcctcctccagctcctggaaGGAGGCAGACACATTCCTGTCCCTGCGCTTCAGGAAAGCCTCGAACCACCGACCCACCGGCTCCACCTGGAACTGCACAGAGGCTGTAGTTTGGGGCTGCGATTAGAGGGCTGAGTAGTCTGCACAGTGATCATGCAGGCTATATTTAAAactaatttatattttaattctCCTAGGAAGATCAAGACTTAACACTGAGAAATGTTAAGAATTTTCTGttgtacaatgcattaaaaaaatcacatgcCAAAAGCCGACTTAAAAACTTTTAGATATTAAAGGGATTTTTTATATGTGACATTTTATCTTTCTACATTTTACACGacacaatacaaaaaaaatgagtTTAAACTGTGAACTGTGTACAACTGAGAGTTAACTATTCTTTAGACATGTCAGAACATTtgacaatgaaaaaaataatcataCTTGGCATGAACATCGTCACTTGTACATAATTTTACTAACATTTATCCATTTATAACAGCAAGTATACTGGCTAAGATAAAAAGCAATGCTGAGCTCTTGGTTAGCTAGCTAAAACGTCAGTATCAGCAAGATTTCCATGAGACAGTTCTTACCAGCAATGACGTTACAGACAACTGTAACTTGCCCTTCAAGCGCTTCCTTCAACATTTCCAACTTTTCACTCACTCCAAATAATGACCATTCAGATGTGCACCTATAGAAACAAAACGTTTTCAAATATATTTACTACCTAAGGCCGGTTTACGTTTACACCACATGGGCCTGCAATAACCAAGCGCCTTGCAGAGAACCGCTTGAGTAACATCTTTATTTTTCCGGGCTCGCCATTGCTATTTATTGTCCTTGATTCCCATTAGTTCCTATTATTTATTCAGGAGaactataaatattacaaacttataaaattatataaacacCTAAATATAGTACATATTTACCATGTAGTCGTTTAAAAAAACGCATTTTGTTGTACGTTTTGTCATTGAATTATTTATCGGGCGCACGTGCGCTGTTAATAGGCTTCCGACATTCACTTCCGGCAAGTCCTGGACAACGGAAGTGCTTAAACCTGCTGTGTAATTGTAACGCCTTGGTAGCTACGTGAGAGCTGAATCTGTATTTTGTTAAATCGAACAGGATTACATTTTCAAAGCGAAACAATGCCTGATTATTTGGGAACTGAACAGCGCAAAgtcaaagaagaagaaaaagatgATAAACCTATAAGAGGTAAAATAAATCGTACTGATTAGCTAGATTTGGCTAGCATGTTGCCTTCGAGAAAGGTTAAATTAATGTGTATATTTTCCCATCAGTAATGCCAGTTTTGTTGTGTATTGTTGCTAGTTTTTGTATATTAAACGCAGCACTATACTAATTTAGAAACTTCCGTCTCGTGTAACTTTAGCTTTGGATGAAGGCGACATCGCTCTCCTGAAGACATATGTAAGTGACATGTTGAATGTACAGCGTTCGCTTCTCCCAATGCTTTTCATCGGTTACTTAAAACTGAATTGTGTTTCAGTAAGCTAATATTTGTAAGTTTATATGtcgtttgtttattattttctgCAGGGTCAAAGTACGTATTCTAGACAGATCAAGCAAGTGGAAGATGACATTCAGCAACTCCTCAAGAAAATCAACGAACTCACTGGTAACTGCGCAATTGGACCCTATAgaatttttaatgcacagttAAGTTGCTATTGTTAAGGAGACCCGCTGAAAGTTTAATACGTGTGTTTATTTTTCAGGCATTAAAGAGTCAGACACGGGATTGGCCCCCCCAGCCCTTTGGGATTTGGCTGCAGATAAGCAGACCCTGCAGAGTGAACAGCCCTTACAGGTGGCCAGGTATGACTGACCTGAGTACAGGGGTACATTTATGCTTAGGTCTCCCAGCAAACATCAGGGCCCCACCCTGCCTCAAGAAACATGGAACGGTTGATTAAATTGGCAGCATCTGAGTGTCTATGCTAGGGCCCCCAGATAGGTGAATCTGCCATGGTGCAGGTATACCAGTATTCATTGTAAATGTCCTACTTTGACTGCTGAAATGCACATTTCAAGACCTGAAACGGCTGTTGTTATAGCACCTGTACATTTTGAACTGAAATTGTTCTCCCATTCTTCTTACTGATAGGTGCACCAAGATCATCAATGCTGATTCTGAAGATCCAAAGTACATAATCAATGTGAAGCAGTTTGCTAAGTTTGTGGTGGACTTGAGTGACCAGGTTGCTCCCACTGACATTGAAGAAGGAATGAGAGTTGGGTGAGATTGAGGTTTTTTATATCTACGTTTAAAAACATCCTCTGTAAATCACAGGAATAAGGTAAATACAGATCTAATGTGAAGGCGCTTAGAATAATAATTCTAAGCCTCTTCTGAGgatccttgggtaccgctggtttgactttgtgtcgaacgagcagctgctcagggagtcccaaatgaggcacattacctgcattgtgagggagtgtcagttacggcactatggccatgtggcgcgtttccctgagggtgatccagcagacaggatcctcattgctggagtcctgaatgaggcacattacctgcattgtgagggagtgtcagttacggcactacggccatgtggcgcgtttccctgagggtgatccggctcacaggatcctcatt from Brienomyrus brachyistius isolate T26 chromosome 1, BBRACH_0.4, whole genome shotgun sequence includes:
- the dnajc2 gene encoding dnaJ homolog subfamily C member 2 isoform X2, with amino-acid sequence MLKTLDPKDWKNQDHYAVLGLAHLRYKATQRQIKAAHKAMVLKHHPDKRKAAGEQIVEGDNDYFTCITKAIEILSDPVKRRAYDSIDPTFDNTVPSKSEGKENFFDVFVPVFERNSRWTSKKHVPKLGSMDSTFEEVDSFYSFWYNFDSWREFSYLDEEEKEKAECRDERRWIEKQNRASRAQRKKEEMNRIRTLVDTAYSCDPRIRKFKEDEKARKESEKKAKAEAKRKEQVEREKARQAEVEAARQAKEKEEEEAKQAAQQAKKEKEVQKKAIKKERQKLRTSCKNWNYFSDNEADSVKMMEEVEKLCDRLELMSLQSLNEVMLCGSKEEAKAAVEKQIQEVNTQLLQEREAELAARQAARGAEQGGGGGGAGSGNKGWNEDELQLLIKAVNLFPAGTSARWEVIANYMNLHSTSGIKRNAKDVINKAKNLQKLDPQQKDEINKKAFEKYKKEHVAVPATADNAAPSERFDTSGTDISSAAWTTEEQKLLEQALKTFPVSTPERWEKIAATVPGRSKKDCMKRYKELVEMVKAKKAAQEQVTTAKSKK
- the dnajc2 gene encoding dnaJ homolog subfamily C member 2 isoform X1, producing the protein MLKEALEGQVTVVCNVIAASVQFQVEPVGRWFEAFLKRRDRNVSASFQELEEEEELEEESEDEELQLEEYPMLKTLDPKDWKNQDHYAVLGLAHLRYKATQRQIKAAHKAMVLKHHPDKRKAAGEQIVEGDNDYFTCITKAIEILSDPVKRRAYDSIDPTFDNTVPSKSEGKENFFDVFVPVFERNSRWTSKKHVPKLGSMDSTFEEVDSFYSFWYNFDSWREFSYLDEEEKEKAECRDERRWIEKQNRASRAQRKKEEMNRIRTLVDTAYSCDPRIRKFKEDEKARKESEKKAKAEAKRKEQVEREKARQAEVEAARQAKEKEEEEAKQAAQQAKKEKEVQKKAIKKERQKLRTSCKNWNYFSDNEADSVKMMEEVEKLCDRLELMSLQSLNEVMLCGSKEEAKAAVEKQIQEVNTQLLQEREAELAARQAARGAEQGGGGGGAGSGNKGWNEDELQLLIKAVNLFPAGTSARWEVIANYMNLHSTSGIKRNAKDVINKAKNLQKLDPQQKDEINKKAFEKYKKEHVAVPATADNAAPSERFDTSGTDISSAAWTTEEQKLLEQALKTFPVSTPERWEKIAATVPGRSKKDCMKRYKELVEMVKAKKAAQEQVTTAKSKK